A single genomic interval of Streptomyces graminofaciens harbors:
- a CDS encoding DUF779 domain-containing protein gives MDAPPRVELTPAAADLVRRLREAHGPLMFHQSGGCCDGSAPMCYPDGEFRTGASDVLLAELRVDGVDEPVGFWMSRNQYEVWSHTRLIVDVVPGRGSGFSLEAPEGVRFLIRSRVVGAEPPSGR, from the coding sequence ATGGACGCACCCCCGCGTGTAGAGCTGACTCCCGCGGCCGCCGACCTCGTACGGCGGCTGCGGGAGGCCCACGGACCGCTGATGTTCCACCAGTCGGGCGGCTGCTGCGACGGCAGCGCCCCCATGTGCTACCCGGACGGCGAGTTCCGCACCGGCGCCTCGGACGTCCTGCTGGCCGAGCTGCGCGTCGACGGGGTCGACGAACCGGTGGGGTTCTGGATGTCCCGGAACCAGTACGAGGTGTGGAGTCACACCCGGCTGATCGTCGACGTCGTACCGGGCCGGGGCAGCGGTTTCTCCCTGGAGGCACCCGAAGGAGTGCGTTTTCTGATCCGATCCCGCGTCGTCGGCGCCGAGCCGCCCTCCGGCCGGTAG
- a CDS encoding acyl-CoA dehydrogenase family protein — protein sequence MSAPDLLYSEEEEALRAAVRDLLSDHCEAAGVIARTESDAPHDRELWKLLADGMGLAGLLVPEEQGGQGATHREAAVVLEELGRAVAPVPYLTSAVVATEALLAFPHSRLRSSGGTPMTADLLAELASGRRIGALAVAFNLAAGRAYKVVRFEDGALHGELTGIADAAVADVLLVPADDGGLYAVDASAATITPQVSLDLTRPLAKVVLDGAPGRLLGDAEPAVRRALRAGAGLLASEQLGLAEWTLTETVRYLKERKQFNRPVGGFQALKHRLAQLWLEVVNLRAAARNAADALAGGSDDTDLAVAVAQAYAAPVAVHTAEEALQLHGGIGMTWEHPVHLYLKRAKADSIGYGTAGVHREALAELVDLRAP from the coding sequence ATGAGCGCACCCGATTTGCTGTACTCGGAGGAGGAAGAGGCCCTCCGCGCCGCCGTCCGAGACCTGCTGAGCGACCACTGCGAGGCGGCGGGCGTGATCGCACGCACCGAGTCCGACGCCCCGCACGACCGTGAACTGTGGAAGCTGCTCGCCGACGGCATGGGCCTCGCCGGGCTGCTGGTCCCCGAGGAGCAGGGCGGCCAGGGGGCCACGCACCGCGAAGCCGCCGTCGTCCTGGAGGAGCTGGGGCGCGCGGTCGCCCCGGTGCCGTACCTCACGAGCGCCGTCGTCGCCACCGAGGCCCTGCTCGCCTTCCCCCACTCTCGGCTTCGCTCGAGCGGGGGGACCCCCATGACCGCCGACCTGCTCGCCGAGCTGGCCTCCGGCCGACGGATCGGCGCCCTCGCGGTCGCCTTCAACCTGGCCGCCGGGCGCGCCTACAAGGTCGTACGGTTCGAGGACGGCGCCCTGCACGGGGAGCTGACCGGCATCGCGGACGCGGCCGTCGCCGATGTGCTGCTGGTGCCCGCCGACGACGGAGGCCTGTACGCGGTGGACGCCTCCGCCGCGACCATCACCCCCCAGGTGTCCCTGGACCTGACCCGGCCGCTGGCGAAGGTCGTCCTCGACGGGGCGCCCGGCCGCCTCCTCGGCGACGCCGAACCCGCCGTACGCCGTGCCCTGCGCGCCGGGGCCGGACTGCTCGCCTCCGAGCAACTCGGGCTCGCCGAGTGGACGTTGACGGAGACGGTCCGCTACCTCAAGGAGCGCAAGCAGTTCAACCGGCCCGTCGGCGGCTTCCAGGCGCTCAAGCACCGGCTCGCACAGCTGTGGCTGGAGGTCGTCAACCTGCGGGCGGCCGCCCGGAACGCCGCCGACGCGCTGGCCGGCGGAAGCGACGACACCGACCTGGCGGTCGCCGTGGCACAGGCGTACGCGGCGCCTGTCGCCGTCCACACCGCCGAGGAGGCGCTGCAACTGCACGGCGGGATCGGCATGACCTGGGAGCACCCGGTCCATCTGTACCTCAAGCGCGCCAAGGCCGACTCGATCGGATACGGCACGGCGGGCGTACACCGGGAGGCCCTGGCCGAACTGGTCGACCTGCGCGCCCCCTGA
- a CDS encoding NADPH:quinone oxidoreductase family protein, with product MQAWQVHENGEPSEVMRLQDVEQPTPGDGQVLLKVRAANINFPDVLMCRGHYQVRPPLPFTPGVEICGETEDGRRVIANPALPYGGFAEYAVADAAALLPAPESLDDAEAAALHIGYQTGWFGLHRRARLEAGETLLVHAAAGGVGSAAVQLGKAAGATVIGVVGGADKAAVARELGCDVVIDRRSEDVVAAVKEATGGRGADVIYDPVGGEAYTQSTKVVAFEGRIVVVGFASGSIPSPGLNHALVKNYSILGLHWGLYNTKNPKLVQHCHEQLTELAARGVVKPLVSERVPLGGAAAAVQRVADGVTTGRVTIVPSLENGAAA from the coding sequence ATGCAGGCATGGCAAGTGCACGAGAACGGCGAGCCGAGCGAGGTGATGCGGCTCCAGGACGTGGAGCAGCCCACGCCCGGCGACGGCCAGGTCCTGCTGAAGGTGCGCGCCGCGAACATCAACTTCCCCGATGTGCTGATGTGCCGGGGCCACTACCAGGTCAGGCCGCCGCTGCCGTTCACGCCCGGCGTGGAGATCTGCGGCGAGACCGAGGACGGGCGCCGGGTCATCGCCAACCCGGCGCTGCCGTACGGCGGTTTCGCCGAGTACGCGGTCGCCGACGCCGCCGCTCTGCTGCCCGCGCCCGAGTCGCTCGACGACGCCGAGGCAGCCGCCCTGCACATCGGGTACCAGACGGGCTGGTTCGGTCTGCACCGGCGGGCTCGCCTGGAGGCCGGGGAGACGCTGCTCGTCCACGCCGCCGCCGGGGGCGTCGGCAGCGCGGCCGTGCAGCTCGGCAAGGCGGCCGGGGCGACGGTCATCGGGGTCGTCGGCGGCGCCGACAAGGCCGCCGTGGCCCGGGAGCTGGGGTGTGACGTCGTGATCGACCGGCGGAGCGAGGACGTCGTCGCCGCTGTGAAGGAGGCCACCGGGGGCCGGGGCGCCGATGTGATCTACGACCCCGTGGGCGGCGAGGCCTACACGCAGTCGACCAAGGTCGTCGCCTTCGAGGGACGGATCGTGGTCGTCGGCTTCGCCAGCGGGAGCATCCCCAGCCCCGGCCTCAACCACGCCCTCGTCAAGAACTACTCGATCCTCGGCCTCCACTGGGGCCTGTACAACACCAAGAACCCGAAGCTGGTCCAGCACTGCCACGAGCAGCTCACCGAACTGGCGGCCCGGGGCGTCGTCAAGCCGCTGGTGAGCGAACGGGTGCCACTGGGCGGGGCCGCCGCCGCCGTGCAGCGGGTCGCCGACGGCGTGACCACGGGCCGGGTCACCATCGTGCCGTCGCTGGAGAACGGAGCCGCCGCATGA
- a CDS encoding ATP-dependent DNA ligase, producing the protein MLFARLARVSREVAATSARSRKTSLLAELFRDADADDVPIVIPYLAGRLPQGRLGIGWKALNQDIPPAAEPTLTVRDVDARLTEIGGVTGTGSQAGRRRLVGELLAAATEDEQRYLFGLLTGEVRQGALDAVAVEGLAGATGAPAADVRRAVMLAGSLQTVAQALLADGPPALERFRLTVGRPVLPMLAHTASSVAEAVGKLSTCAVEEKLDGIRVQVHRDGDTVRVHTRTLDDITDRLPELAAAALELRVERFVLDGEVITLDADGRPRSFQETAGRVGSRLDVATAAEQLPVSPVFFDALYVDGHDLLDLPLTERHAELARLVPEPMRVRRTLVHGPDDLLQAERFLADTLARGHEGVVVKALDAPYSAGRRGASWLKVKPVHTLDLVVLAAEWGHGRRTGKLSNLHLGARTADGSFAMLGKTFKGMTDAMLTWQTERLRALAVEDNGWGVTVRPELVVEIAYDGLQKSTRYPAGVTLRFARVVRYREDKSPAEADTVETLLAAHPEVTR; encoded by the coding sequence ATGCTGTTCGCCCGGCTCGCCCGTGTGTCGCGGGAGGTCGCCGCCACCTCGGCGCGGTCCCGGAAGACGTCGCTGCTCGCCGAGCTGTTCCGGGACGCCGACGCGGACGACGTGCCGATCGTCATCCCGTATCTGGCGGGCCGGCTGCCGCAGGGACGGCTCGGCATCGGCTGGAAGGCGCTGAACCAGGACATCCCGCCCGCCGCCGAGCCCACCCTCACCGTGCGTGACGTGGACGCCCGGCTGACGGAGATCGGCGGGGTCACCGGCACCGGCTCGCAGGCCGGACGCCGCCGCCTGGTCGGCGAGTTGCTCGCGGCGGCCACCGAGGACGAGCAGCGGTATCTGTTCGGGCTGCTCACCGGCGAGGTGCGGCAGGGCGCCCTGGACGCGGTGGCCGTCGAGGGGCTGGCCGGGGCCACCGGGGCGCCCGCCGCCGACGTACGCCGTGCCGTGATGCTCGCCGGCTCGCTGCAGACCGTGGCGCAGGCCCTGCTGGCGGACGGGCCGCCGGCCCTGGAACGGTTCCGGCTCACCGTCGGCCGCCCGGTCCTGCCGATGCTGGCGCACACCGCCTCCTCGGTCGCGGAGGCCGTCGGGAAGCTGAGCACGTGCGCGGTGGAGGAGAAACTGGACGGCATCCGGGTCCAGGTCCACCGCGACGGCGACACCGTACGCGTCCACACCCGCACCCTGGACGACATCACCGACCGGCTGCCCGAACTGGCCGCCGCCGCACTGGAGCTGCGGGTCGAGCGGTTCGTCCTGGACGGCGAGGTGATCACGCTCGACGCGGACGGCCGGCCGCGCTCCTTCCAGGAGACCGCCGGGCGGGTCGGCTCACGCCTGGATGTGGCGACGGCGGCCGAGCAGCTGCCCGTCTCCCCGGTCTTCTTCGACGCCCTGTACGTCGACGGCCACGACCTCCTCGACCTCCCCCTCACCGAGCGCCACGCCGAGCTGGCCCGTCTCGTGCCCGAGCCGATGCGGGTCCGGCGCACCCTCGTCCACGGCCCCGACGACCTCCTCCAGGCCGAGCGGTTCCTCGCGGACACGCTCGCCCGCGGCCACGAAGGTGTCGTGGTCAAGGCCCTGGACGCCCCGTACAGCGCGGGCCGGCGCGGCGCCTCCTGGCTGAAGGTCAAGCCCGTGCACACCCTCGACCTGGTGGTCCTGGCCGCCGAGTGGGGCCACGGCCGCCGCACGGGCAAGCTCTCCAACCTCCACCTCGGCGCCCGCACGGCCGACGGCTCCTTCGCCATGCTCGGCAAGACCTTCAAGGGCATGACCGACGCCATGCTGACCTGGCAGACCGAGCGTTTGCGGGCGCTGGCGGTCGAGGACAACGGCTGGGGGGTGACCGTACGCCCCGAACTCGTCGTCGAGATCGCCTACGACGGCCTGCAGAAGTCCACCCGCTACCCGGCCGGCGTCACCCTGCGCTTCGCCCGCGTGGTCCGCTACCGGGAGGACAAGTCCCCGGCGGAAGCCGATACGGTCGAGACCCTGCTCGCCGCCCACCCGGAGGTCACCCGGTGA
- a CDS encoding phosphodiester glycosidase family protein, with the protein MLAGAGLVGAAPASGAPGAVEIAPGVEYTEFDIRAANGTAHAHVLSVDLSSGQVGVGLLYPGKVAARATVSRLADSAAAVAGVNGDFFNITETQHPGVAATGAPVGPAIANGQALKAAVPNGQRFGPALPRGTSTRDVLGVTADGTARLDSIALDGSVTTAEGVLALGGLNQYALPVGSVGAFTSDWGSVSRMRAVCGTDTDRAAPCSTDVHEVLVADGQVVDTADSPGSGAIESGVTVLVGREAGAQELRELSPGDPVDVRHRLVAAATGSPYTFVLGGHPVLRGGQPLAGLDDTTAAVRTAAGIAADGHRLLLLALDGAAEYRTGLTIAEVADTMRELGSTDAFNLDGGGSTTLVARAPGASTVTVRNHPSGGTERAVPNGIGVFAKP; encoded by the coding sequence GTGCTGGCCGGTGCCGGCCTCGTGGGGGCGGCACCGGCCAGTGGCGCGCCGGGGGCGGTCGAGATCGCGCCGGGCGTCGAGTACACCGAGTTCGACATCCGGGCGGCCAACGGCACGGCGCACGCGCATGTGCTGAGCGTCGATCTGAGCAGTGGACAGGTGGGCGTCGGGCTGCTGTACCCGGGGAAGGTGGCCGCGCGGGCGACCGTGTCCCGGCTGGCCGACTCCGCGGCTGCCGTGGCGGGCGTCAACGGCGACTTCTTCAACATCACCGAGACCCAGCATCCGGGGGTCGCGGCCACGGGAGCGCCGGTCGGCCCGGCCATCGCGAACGGGCAGGCGCTCAAGGCCGCCGTGCCGAACGGGCAGCGCTTCGGCCCGGCCCTGCCGCGCGGCACGAGCACCAGGGACGTCCTCGGTGTCACGGCCGACGGCACGGCCCGCCTCGACAGCATCGCCCTCGACGGTTCCGTCACCACCGCCGAGGGCGTCCTCGCGCTCGGGGGGCTCAACCAGTACGCGCTGCCGGTCGGTTCCGTCGGGGCGTTCACCTCGGACTGGGGCAGTGTCTCCCGGATGCGGGCCGTCTGCGGCACGGACACCGACCGGGCGGCGCCGTGCAGCACCGACGTCCACGAGGTGCTGGTCGCCGACGGCCAGGTGGTCGACACGGCGGACTCCCCCGGCAGCGGTGCCATCGAGTCAGGCGTCACCGTCCTCGTCGGCCGGGAGGCGGGCGCCCAGGAGCTGCGCGAGCTCTCCCCCGGCGACCCGGTCGATGTACGGCACCGCCTGGTGGCCGCAGCGACCGGGTCGCCGTACACCTTCGTGCTCGGCGGCCACCCGGTCCTGCGGGGCGGGCAGCCGCTGGCCGGCCTCGACGACACGACCGCGGCGGTCCGCACGGCGGCGGGCATCGCGGCGGACGGCCACCGGCTGCTGCTGCTCGCCCTCGACGGCGCCGCCGAGTACCGCACCGGGCTCACCATCGCCGAAGTGGCCGACACCATGCGGGAGTTGGGCTCCACGGACGCGTTCAACCTGGACGGCGGCGGCTCGACCACACTGGTCGCCCGCGCACCGGGCGCGAGCACCGTCACCGTACGGAACCATCCGAGCGGCGGCACGGAGCGCGCGGTGCCGAACGGCATCGGGGTGTTCGCGAAGCCATGA
- a CDS encoding helix-turn-helix domain-containing protein, giving the protein MTTDDVLAEVGPRLRRIRKARGATLAVLSETTGISVSTLSRLESGLRKPSLELLLPIARAHQVPLDELVGAPPVGDPRVRAKPLVRDGRTFWPLTRQPGGLQAFKVLEPRRSKEPDLRTHEGYEWLYVLSGRLRLVLGQHDVVLGSGEAAEFDTRVPHWFGSTGEGPVEFLSLFGPQGERMHVKARPSKA; this is encoded by the coding sequence ATGACTACCGATGACGTCCTCGCGGAAGTGGGCCCCCGGCTGCGGCGGATCCGGAAAGCGCGGGGCGCGACGCTCGCCGTTCTGTCCGAGACGACCGGCATCTCCGTGAGTACCCTCTCGCGGCTGGAGTCCGGGCTGCGCAAGCCGAGCCTGGAGCTGCTGCTGCCCATCGCGCGGGCCCATCAGGTGCCGTTGGACGAGTTGGTCGGGGCCCCTCCGGTCGGTGATCCCCGGGTGCGCGCCAAGCCGCTCGTGCGCGACGGGCGTACCTTCTGGCCGCTCACCCGGCAGCCCGGTGGGCTCCAGGCCTTCAAGGTGCTGGAACCGCGGCGGAGCAAGGAGCCGGACCTGCGGACGCACGAGGGCTACGAGTGGCTGTACGTGCTGTCGGGGAGGCTGCGGCTCGTGCTCGGACAGCACGACGTGGTGCTGGGGTCGGGGGAGGCGGCCGAGTTCGACACCAGGGTGCCGCACTGGTTCGGGTCGACGGGGGAGGGGCCCGTCGAGTTCCTCAGTCTGTTCGGGCCGCAGGGGGAGCGTATGCATGTGAAAGCACGCCCATCGAAGGCGTGA
- a CDS encoding acyl-CoA dehydrogenase family protein: MTDASELKRRTAELLAAHPPATTDRLDFLRARFDGGLAWVHYPEGLGGLGAPRSLQVVVDAELEAAGAPDNDPRRIGIGLGMAAPTILAYGTEEQKRQYLRPLWTGEEVWCQLFSEPGAGSDLAALGTRAVREGDDWVVNGQKVWTSSAHIARWAILIARTDADVPKHAGITYFICDMTDPGVEVRPLRQVTGEAEFNEVFITGVRIPDSRRLGAVGDGWKVAQTTLNNERVAIGGMRLPREGGMIGPVSKTWRERPELRTHDLHQRLLKLWVEAEAARLTAERLRQQLVAGQPGPEGAGMKLAFARLNQEISGLEVELLGEEGLLYDDWTMRRPELVDFTGREAGYRYLRSKGNSIEGGTTEVLLNIVAERVLGLPTEPRTDKDVAWKDLAR, encoded by the coding sequence ATGACCGACGCAAGCGAACTCAAGCGCCGTACGGCCGAGTTGCTGGCCGCACACCCGCCCGCCACCACCGACCGCCTGGACTTCCTGCGCGCCCGCTTCGACGGCGGGCTCGCCTGGGTGCACTACCCCGAGGGCCTCGGCGGCCTCGGCGCGCCCCGCTCCCTCCAGGTCGTCGTGGACGCGGAACTGGAGGCCGCGGGCGCCCCCGACAACGACCCGCGCCGCATCGGCATCGGCCTCGGCATGGCCGCGCCGACGATCCTCGCCTACGGCACGGAGGAGCAGAAGCGGCAGTACCTGCGGCCGCTGTGGACCGGCGAAGAGGTCTGGTGCCAGCTCTTCAGTGAGCCCGGCGCCGGGTCCGACCTGGCCGCGCTCGGCACCCGGGCCGTACGTGAGGGCGACGACTGGGTGGTGAACGGGCAGAAGGTGTGGACGTCCAGCGCGCACATCGCCCGCTGGGCCATCCTCATCGCCCGTACCGACGCGGACGTACCCAAGCACGCGGGCATCACGTACTTCATCTGCGACATGACCGACCCGGGCGTCGAGGTCCGGCCGCTCCGCCAGGTCACCGGCGAGGCCGAGTTCAACGAGGTGTTCATCACCGGCGTACGGATCCCGGACTCGCGTCGCCTCGGCGCGGTCGGCGACGGCTGGAAGGTCGCGCAGACCACGCTGAACAACGAACGCGTCGCCATCGGCGGCATGCGACTGCCCCGCGAGGGCGGCATGATCGGCCCGGTCTCCAAGACCTGGCGCGAACGCCCCGAGCTGCGCACCCACGACCTGCACCAGCGGCTCCTCAAGCTGTGGGTCGAGGCCGAGGCCGCCCGGCTCACGGCGGAGCGGCTGCGCCAGCAGCTCGTCGCCGGACAGCCCGGCCCCGAGGGCGCCGGCATGAAGCTCGCCTTCGCCCGCCTCAACCAGGAGATCAGCGGCCTGGAGGTCGAACTCCTAGGCGAGGAGGGCCTGCTGTACGACGACTGGACCATGCGGCGCCCGGAGCTGGTCGACTTCACCGGCCGCGAGGCCGGCTACCGCTACCTCCGCTCCAAGGGCAACAGCATCGAGGGCGGGACCACCGAGGTCCTGCTGAACATCGTCGCCGAGCGCGTCCTGGGCCTGCCCACCGAGCCGCGCACCGACAAGGACGTCGCATGGAAGGACCTCGCCCGATGA